A genomic window from Sporosarcina sp. Marseille-Q4063 includes:
- the sdhA gene encoding succinate dehydrogenase flavoprotein subunit — protein sequence MAKGRMIVVGGGLAGLMATIKAAEEGVSVDLFSLVPVKRSHSVCAQGGINGAVNTKGEGDSPSIHFDDTVYGGDFLANQPPVKAMTDAAPEIIHLMDRMGVMFNRTSEGLLDFRRFGGTLHHRTAFAGATTGQQLLYALDEQVRRFEVEGLVQKYENWEFLGVILDDEGVCRGIKAQNMHTMEIHAFKGDSVIMATGGPGIIFGKSTNSVINTGSAASIVYQQGAHYANGEFIQIHPTAIPGDDKLRLMSESARGEGGRVWTYKDGKPWYFLEEKYPAYGNLVPRDVATREIFDVCVNQKLGINGENMVYLDLSHKDPKELDIKLGGIIEIYEKFTGDDPRKLPMKIFPAVHYSMGGLWVDYDQHTNIPGLFAAGECDYSQHGANRLGANSLLSAIYGGMVAGPNAVKYMKSLKKTAEEIPSSVFDLAVKDEQQKWDDTLKMDGTENAYVLHRELGEWMTNNVTVVRYNDRLEQTDAKILELLERYENINITDTQQWSNQGATFTRQLKNMLYLARVITIGALQRNESRGAHYKPDFPERDDKNFMKTTMAKFDGKSAPIIHYEDIDVSLIPPRKRDYSAAKGD from the coding sequence ATGGCAAAAGGCAGAATGATTGTTGTCGGCGGAGGTCTGGCAGGCTTGATGGCAACAATCAAAGCAGCAGAAGAAGGCGTCTCAGTTGACCTGTTTTCACTTGTTCCGGTTAAGCGCTCTCACTCCGTATGTGCTCAAGGCGGCATAAACGGTGCAGTTAATACGAAAGGGGAAGGTGATTCACCTTCAATCCATTTCGACGACACTGTTTACGGAGGAGACTTTTTAGCGAACCAACCACCTGTAAAAGCGATGACAGACGCAGCTCCAGAAATTATTCACTTAATGGACCGGATGGGTGTTATGTTCAACCGTACATCTGAAGGATTGCTAGATTTCAGACGTTTCGGCGGAACGCTTCATCACCGTACTGCATTCGCAGGCGCAACAACGGGACAACAACTTTTATATGCATTAGATGAACAAGTTCGACGTTTTGAAGTCGAAGGACTTGTGCAAAAGTATGAAAACTGGGAATTCCTTGGTGTAATTCTCGACGATGAAGGTGTATGTCGCGGAATTAAAGCACAAAATATGCACACGATGGAGATCCACGCATTTAAAGGCGACTCTGTTATCATGGCAACTGGCGGACCGGGAATTATTTTCGGAAAGTCGACGAACTCAGTTATTAATACAGGTTCAGCGGCATCTATCGTTTATCAACAAGGTGCACATTACGCAAACGGCGAGTTTATCCAAATTCACCCGACTGCGATTCCTGGAGACGACAAGCTTCGTCTTATGAGTGAATCCGCGCGCGGTGAAGGTGGACGTGTTTGGACATACAAAGACGGCAAACCTTGGTACTTCTTGGAAGAGAAATATCCGGCATACGGTAACCTCGTTCCACGTGATGTTGCAACACGTGAAATCTTTGATGTTTGTGTCAATCAAAAGCTCGGAATTAACGGAGAAAACATGGTTTACCTAGATCTATCTCATAAGGATCCAAAAGAGCTAGACATTAAACTTGGTGGAATCATCGAAATCTATGAGAAATTTACTGGTGACGATCCACGTAAACTTCCAATGAAAATTTTCCCGGCTGTTCACTATTCAATGGGCGGTCTATGGGTTGATTATGATCAGCATACGAATATTCCTGGATTATTTGCTGCCGGCGAATGTGATTATTCACAACACGGTGCAAACCGTCTAGGTGCTAACTCTCTCCTATCCGCTATTTACGGTGGAATGGTTGCGGGACCTAATGCTGTGAAATACATGAAAAGCCTTAAGAAGACAGCTGAAGAAATTCCTTCATCGGTATTCGATTTGGCTGTTAAAGATGAGCAACAGAAGTGGGACGACACACTTAAAATGGACGGAACGGAAAACGCTTACGTTCTGCACAGAGAACTTGGCGAGTGGATGACGAATAACGTTACTGTCGTTCGTTACAATGATCGTTTAGAACAGACTGATGCGAAAATTCTTGAGCTTCTTGAAAGATATGAAAACATCAATATTACTGATACTCAACAATGGTCAAACCAAGGTGCGACGTTCACACGACAGCTTAAAAACATGTTATACTTAGCACGAGTGATCACTATCGGGGCGCTACAACGTAATGAAAGTCGCGGTGCGCATTATAAACCGGATTTCCCTGAACGTGATGACAAGAACTTCATGAAAACTACGATGGCGAAATTTGATGGAAAGTCAGCACCAATTATTCACTATGAAGATATTGACGTTTCCTTAATCCCGCCACGTAAGCGCGATTATTCTGCGGCGAAAGGAGATTGA